GATTGATCCACGCCACCGCAGAGCGCATCCGCTCCAGCAGCAACACATCCTCGAAGTGTTCCCGCTCCGGCGTTTCGCTGTCCGGGGCGATATCCGGCGCATAGACGTATTGATACCCGAGCTTCTCAAACAGCTCGATGGCGAGGCCTTCGATAGCGGATTCGGTGATTTTAGAGGTCGTCATTTTTCCCGCCTTTATCTTGGCCGATCAGTTTTCTGACTTCCTCATCAAAGTCGGAAATGTATTGTTTATCCTGTATGACCCGGAATTTATCGTATTCTGACTCGGCTTTGATTTTTGCTTCCAAGGCGGAGATTTTGCCTTTATCCAGAAGAATGGGATAATCCGAGAGCATCAGGAACTTGTCCAGAAATTGCACCCAGTCTTTCATGTTGGTAACAATGCCGCGGCGTGCCCGGTTTTCGGCCAGATCAAGATAGGCAGACACGATTCTTTCCAGCTCTTTGAGATGTTCTTCGTTGAGATAGTTTTTGGCTATAGTCACATCGGATTTCAGGATTTTCCCGCCGGGCGCGTTCTTCCAGGTTTTCAAGCCCATAAAGACCTTTTGTGCATCCGCTTCGGTATAAATGAATTGACCCGATACCCCACGGCAGTAATGGCTCGAAGGTTGTAGTACATCACCTCTTTTTGCTGGGTTTTGCCTTCGATGGCGCCGTGTTGAGTGGTGTGTGCAAAATTTACACACACCACTTTTTCATCCAGCTCACCCTCCGCAAAAATGTTTTTCAGATGCCTTGTGATGACACTGCGGTCTTTTTCAAACAGTTCTGCAATCTTTTTTTGTGTAAGCCAAAGGGTCTCATTGTGAAAAAAGACTTCAATATTAACCTTGCCCGTTTTCGTTTGAAAAATGACGAAGTTTGGGACCTTTTCGGGAAGATTTGAATTTGTCATACCGCCACCCGCACTTCGCCACTCATGAGTTTGGGCAGCAGGGTGTCGCGGAGTTTTTCGAGTGTGTGAATCTGATCTCTATTCGTTTTGAGCTTGCCGATAAAATCAGCCACAAGCTCATTAAAGGCATGTAATTTGTCCTCGGGCGGAATTTTTATCTCTGTTGAAAGCGCTATATCGCGGTTCAATCCCGGTACTGCGGAATCGGTGTTCATGTCCTCAAAGCCGATCGTCTTCAACAGAAAATAGTCATACAACAATCCCACAGACTCTACTTTTGACTTCACGTAATAGGTTGTATCGATAGGATAAAAATTGTCCCAAAGGTAGATCACCTTGCCGAGCGTTCCCTTTCTTCCGATGACAATGCCTGGCCCTCTTACCAAGAACTCCGTGTGGTAATCGACAACGCCGCTGGAGCCGACAACGGGATATCCGCTACCTGCTCGCTCTTCCGTCTTTAATCCTTTTCCATAGTGCAGCTCGATAACATCGCCAAGTTTCCCATCCTCCCAATCCTCCTGTGCTTCCTCCACGAACCACTGGCGGAAGAGGGTTTCGGCCATGGCTTCGAGGGTTTTGTTTTGACGGTGGAGCAGGTCGATTTTGTCGTCGAGGCTGGAGAGCACCAAGGCGATGGCTTTTTGTTCGGGGAGAGGGGGAATGAGGAATTGATAAAATTCTACGGAATCCTTGGTAATCATTCTCACAGTAGTTCCGCTTGAACACTGATAGATATGGTCTTGATAGTCTTGTCCTTTGAGTAACCAAAACAAATAGATATCATCAATATTTGCCTTTTTACTCACCTTATACAGATTCGTACCAACAATCACTTGCTTGCCGATTAATGTATTTGGGATTAGTGCAGGCTTGCCAAGAATAGGTAAATTATCAGATTGTTGTCTTGTGGCTAAAACAATATCACCAGGCTTAACAAGGTAACTATGAGGATAGTCACCTGCATAAAAGCGTGCCCCCTTCATGAGGAATTTTTCTTTATTTGATACACACCCCATACCAAGCAGTAATGCTGTACCTTGTCCAATATATTCGCTTTTATAGGCGAGCCCTCCTTTGACTGAAATAAAATCTTTAAGTTGGACTTCTTTCCACTCACTCATCGATCTTCACCCTCCCCAAACTCTCCGCAATCGCGGCATTCAGCTTCGCTTCTTCCAGCAACTGCG
This Actinomycetota bacterium DNA region includes the following protein-coding sequences:
- a CDS encoding restriction endonuclease subunit S, with amino-acid sequence MSEWKEVQLKDFISVKGGLAYKSEYIGQGTALLLGMGCVSNKEKFLMKGARFYAGDYPHSYLVKPGDIVLATRQQSDNLPILGKPALIPNTLIGKQVIVGTNLYKVSKKANIDDIYLFWLLKGQDYQDHIYQCSSGTTVRMITKDSVEFYQFLIPPLPEQKAIALVLSSLDDKIDLLHRQNKTLEAMAETLFRQWFVEEAQEDWEDGKLGDVIELHYGKGLKTEERAGSGYPVVGSSGVVDYHTEFLVRGPGIVIGRKGTLGKVIYLWDNFYPIDTTYYVKSKVESVGLLYDYFLLKTIGFEDMNTDSAVPGLNRDIALSTEIKIPPEDKLHAFNELVADFIGKLKTNRDQIHTLEKLRDTLLPKLMSGEVRVAV